Below is a genomic region from Kryptolebias marmoratus isolate JLee-2015 linkage group LG12, ASM164957v2, whole genome shotgun sequence.
ggATGTTGGTGAGCTGCTTGATGTCATTGCTGTAGTTGTAAGTGGTGTTGTTATTGTAGGTGTTGTCGGTGCAGTATTTGATGAATTTGCTGTTGCAGAGGTGGTTGATGTGGTGACTGACATATTAGATGTTGTGTTTGTCATGGgagttgtgtttgttgttgtgggAGTTGTGGTGGTTGTGTTTGTCGTGGGAGTTGTGGTGGTGGTTGTGGTGGTTGTGGTGGTGGTTGTGGGAGTTGTGGTGGGGATTGGTGGCAGGCCTGTACAGGAAACACTGAGGTCACTGTTGGTCCCAGTGGATGTGAAGGTGATGAAGCCCGGCTGGTTGCTGGTAATCTGGCTGTTGACCCAGTTCTGGTACTGGGACACTCTGGTATAGACTCCTGGAATATTCGGCCGGGCACAACCGACTCCAAAACTCACGACTCCTGCCTGAATCCATCGACCACCCTGCTTACTCACCATCGGACCTCCTGAATCTCCCTTTAAGATCAGAAAGATTTAGTTTAGAAGGAATCTTTGCAGAAAATAGAAATCTGCTGTAAACAGGTGGAGGTGATCACCTGACAGGAGTCCTTCCCTCCCTCAGTTAACCCGGCACAGATCATGTTGTCGGTGATGGTGATACCTTCACTACTGTAGTCACAGTAACACAGTCTGTTTCCCACAACTGGAACCTCCACCTCCATTAGGGTTTGAGGAGAAGGAAGACCCACTGAGGAGACATAAATCCAGTTTGagaaacaaaccttttaaaagtTCTGGTCAGCTACCATTTACCATTCATAAATATGCAGAATACGATCAGtgtaaccctaaccctaaccctttaattgtctttatttgttaaaaatatgaCTTCATTTGGTTTTTTGGGGAGGGGTTCTTAGGTTAAAGTGCTTCCCAATGAGAAACTTAttgattgcaaaataaaaaagtgtcatAACTTTCTTGAAACAGTTTGATTATTTCTCCACCCcctaaaattgaaaaaataaacaactggacttccactctgtagctgttttgtttttgccacgTCCCGGAAGAATCTGCACCATCTTATTTCTCCACAGTGACAGCTAATTGATGTGTCTCCgctcatttattgatttatttactcAGTTTAACACTACTTATTTACTACAGTGAAAAGATGAAGAGCCATCATTTCTAGAATTCATGGGCGATGCTGTACAGAGTTCTGGGGCAGCTAATGTTTGAGAACTAAAGCCAGACTACATGACAATCATACTTTATAACAGCTAGATTCAACCCAATCTGCTGCTTCCAcagacagataacttttactaattggcttttataaagTATGTGAGACGACTtctgttgtgacttggtgccatataaataaactgaaatgaatttaatatttttatgttgctttttataatccctgctttgttttgtaattattataaaaacttttttttttaatcatcaataTACTTTTCCAACAAATTTTGGCCAACAGTAAAATAACTAAGCGTTGTGTCTACAGACCACAGTCAAACTTTTGACTAAAGTTGAGAGGTTGATCTTACAGATATGAAATAATTATGaataatgagttttatttttgtaacccACCTCCCTCTCCAACGTTGCCCCAGCCGGTGACCCAGGAGTTAACGCCGCTGTAGAAGCTGCTGTCTGAAGCTGCCAGGCAGACGGGGGAGATGTAGGAGGTGAAACTTACTGATGAGGACAGCTTCAGGAGGGCGATGTCGTTGTTACTGGTTACAGAGTTGTAGTCTGGATGAACAATGATCTGTGCTACTGTACGAGAAACTTTATTTGGGTTGGATCCCTGCAGACTCTGAAGACCCAGAAACACCGTCAGCCCAGCTGGGTTTCCACTGAGTCCAtcatgaaaagaaacaaaaacagaacattttaaaaccttgtccAGGTTTAGATTGCAATAGATTACAttatattgtgttaaaaaaacacctaGTTTACTCTATTTTTCCCCTTCACTTCAAACTTGGGTCCTCTACCCGAGGACTGGAGCTTGATGGTTCTGTGCATTATTTTAGATGTtccagcttgatgtcatccctGTAGAGGAGCTGGCTGATGACTGCTCCACTTTGGAACCAGCATCCAGAGCCACTCTTTGCAACCATCTGGCTGAGGGGTTCAGGTCCATGCAGAGCAGGAGTGGGACAGAGCATCACCTTGGTTTATGCTGCAGGTGGCTTTGAATGGTCCTCTAGAGTTGTCCTCCACATTCCCACTGAGTTCTCAGTGAAGACTCTTAGTGTTGATGTTATACAGTTTAAAGCCCTCCAGCATCCATGTGGGGGGCATGGAGTCAgaggctttcctgtagtcagTCCAGGCACTGCACAGGTTGGTGGGTCTGGTCTTACAGTTCTGTGGACCAGCAGCTGGTGGTGCTTGGCTCCAGTTCCCTTCTGTGCCTCGCTCAGGTACCGACCCATGAACCTGTTCATCTTAGCCGCTTTGCTGCCTGACAGGAGCctccatgttgtacagaggcaggtgattggcTGGTAGTTGGAAGGAAATGCTCCTTTCTGGGGGTCTTTCATGATCAGGACTGTCCAGCCCTGGAtcaaccactcagggtgggtTCTTCCATCAGCAGCTGGTTCTGTTGTCCTGCTAGGTGTTCATGGAGAGCAGTCAGTTTCTTCAGACAGTAGATGTGGATCTTGTCAGGCCCTGGTTCAGTCCAGCTTTTCCTTCCTGAGACTCTGCAGCTGTTCTGGTTCCTGGTTCTTGCTCTGGGAGGTTGGTGTGTTCAGATCTTAGATCCTGGAGCCATGGAGTGTTATCATTGAGTGatgcctcctcctccagcatggctcagtctcagctctgggtgGATCTACTCTCTTGTTATTCTCCTTCCATTGAGAGGAGAAAACCCTGTTTGTTCTCCTGACTTCTGCTTCTCTAGAACCTTCGGTTTGGACAAGCTGTGGTATTTCTGTGGTGGATCCTGTTTCAGTGCACCTTTCTGTTGCTCTGACAGCTGATTTCTCTGCATGTTGTCTTGATCTAAGCTTCCAGCCTCCTCCATGGGGGACGATGCTCTTATAGCTGAGGTGTGTACCAGCTTATTGGTCTCTGGGCTGGTGTCCGCAGGGTTCACAGCTTCCAGCAGACTTTCAGGAGGTTCTGGTGGTAAGTAGCatgaggttgtttttgtttttgtgttcagatgTTCATGGCGTTTACCCACATGGTTCTGCGGGCCAAGAAGCAGAGTCAAGACCGAGCCGAACGTGAACGGGAGCGGGAGAAGGACACTGTCAACATCAACGCCCAGAGAGATCGAGACCGCAGGAAGAGAGGGAAGAAATGTTGCTGAGACCTTTCAGATAACATGGAGGACACTGTTGGCCTCTGACTGCAAGGATTCAGTTTTTTCACTGTGTAACATGAGAGCTCGAACTCGGGGCTTCTcagtcctggtcccggtcccggtcctggtcctggaggaactcCATCCTGCAGCTGTGACTCagctgatctgaatgactgagtgaagaacggctgctgaggagcagagaaacatctgaaacctgcaggatggtggtcctccaggaccaggaccaggaccaggaccaggaccgggcaCCGCTGGACTAACCTGAGCTTTTACGGCCCTCGGCACCGAGGATTTAAAGGAACATGTTACTGAGAACACGNNNNNNNNNNNNNNNNNNNNNNNNNNNNNNNNNNNNNNNNNNNNNNNNNNNNNNNNNNNNNNNNNNNNNNNNNNNNNNNNNNNNNNNNNNNNNNNNNNNNNNNNNNNNNNNNNNNNNNNNNNNNNNNNNNNNNNNNNNNNNNNNNNNNNNNNNNNNNNNNNNNNNNNNNNNNNNNNNNNNNNNNNNNNNNNNNNNNNNNNNNNNNNNNNNNNNNNNNNNNNNNNNNNNNNNNNNNNNNNNNNNNNNNNNNNNNNNNNNNNNNNNNNNNNNNNNNNNNNNNNNNNNNNNNNNNNNNNNNNNN
It encodes:
- the LOC108249130 gene encoding transmembrane protease serine 9-like isoform X2, translating into MKFCKVMWFAAALTLLTEESESQLSDCGRPPLNTRIVGGQDALAGSWPWQVSLQKTNHFCGGSLINNLWVLTAAHCIPSGNPAGLTVFLGLQSLQGSNPNKVSRTVAQIIVHPDYNSVTSNNDIALLKLSSSVSFTSYISPVCLAASDSSFYSGVNSWVTGWGNVGEGVGLPSPQTLMEVEVPVVGNRLCYCDYSSEGITITDNMICAGLTEGGKDSCQGDSGGPMVSKQGGRWIQAGVVSFGVGCARPNIPGVYTRVSQYQNWVNSQITSNQPGFITFTSTGTNSDLSVSCTGLPPIPTTTPTTTTTTTTTTTTTPTTNTTTTTPTTTNTTPMTNTTSNMSVTTSTTSATANSSNTAPTTPTITTPLTTTAMTSSSSPTSHTTTTTASTTPKPVICGEAPLNSGVLDGSSVASAGEWPWMASLHKNGQHVCGGTLVSKDSVLTSASCFSSSPNASEWTVILGRLKQNGSNPFEISLKVSNITMSNLTASNVAALQLSAEPPLNDYIQPICLDTGLTFPVGSTCWAAGWSAGQGGQEQVLLKLQTSVVNCGNVSISDSICTSQFTLEQFSPGTPGFLPVSSRFPPTDQKHAY